A genome region from Perca fluviatilis chromosome 20, GENO_Pfluv_1.0, whole genome shotgun sequence includes the following:
- the gchfr gene encoding GTP cyclohydrolase 1 feedback regulatory protein gives MPYMFISTQIRLENGPTNVGDEYSDATVMNYLGARKTTMLGNNFSEYHVDDPPRLVLDKLEQIGFRVLTMTGVGQTLVWCLHKETE, from the exons ATGCCCTACATGTTCATCAGTACGCAGATCCGATTG GAGAATGGTCCAACAAATGTGGGAGATGAATATTCTGATGCAACTGTGATGAATTACCTGGGAGCAAGGAAAACGACCATGCTGGGAAACAATTT TTCCGAGTACCATGTGGACGACCCACCTCGCCTGGTGTTGGACAAGCTGGAGCAGATTGGCTTCCGCGTGCTGACAATGACAGGGGTGGGACAGACGCTGGTGTGGTGCCTCCACAAGGAGACTGAGTGA